A region from the uncultured Stenotrophomonas sp. genome encodes:
- a CDS encoding conserved hypothetical protein (Evidence 4 : Homologs of previously reported genes of unknown function), protein MYSRSSEPVHFERDCPAVMVPQGDSVTLPAGSYGYITQALGGSYTVFVEGNLFRIAGKDGDAIGKEVTGGLDLPEDAGDEDVEKLVWQQLRTCFDPEIPFNIVDLGLIYEVDIKHLDDGQREVDVKMTLTAAGCGMGEILVDDVRSKLEMIPTVAQADVDLVFDPPWGKHMMSEAARLETGML, encoded by the coding sequence ATGTACTCCCGCAGCAGCGAACCCGTCCACTTCGAACGCGATTGCCCGGCCGTGATGGTGCCGCAGGGCGACAGCGTGACCCTCCCCGCCGGCAGCTACGGTTACATCACCCAGGCGCTGGGCGGCAGCTATACGGTGTTCGTCGAGGGCAACCTGTTCCGCATCGCCGGCAAGGACGGCGATGCCATCGGCAAGGAGGTGACGGGGGGGCTCGACCTGCCCGAGGACGCCGGCGACGAGGACGTTGAAAAACTGGTCTGGCAGCAACTGCGGACCTGCTTCGATCCGGAGATCCCGTTCAACATCGTCGACCTCGGGTTGATCTACGAAGTCGACATCAAGCACTTGGACGATGGCCAGCGCGAGGTGGACGTCAAGATGACGCTGACCGCGGCCGGTTGCGGCATGGGCGAGATCCTGGTCGACGACGTGCGCAGCAAGCTGGAGATGATCCCGACCGTGGCCCAGGCCGATGTCGATCTGGTGTTCGACCCGCCGTGGGGCAAGCACATGATGTCCGAGGCGGCGCGGCTCGAAACCGGCATGCTGTAA